A part of Streptomyces sp. NBC_01210 genomic DNA contains:
- a CDS encoding SDR family NAD(P)-dependent oxidoreductase, with amino-acid sequence MTRRLEGTVALVTGASSGIGHATALELARQGASVALVGRREDRLTALAVGISEAGGKALAVPADITTAQAAAEAVERTVEGLGRLDTVVNNAGLMLLGPTPGADLNDWQRMVDINLMGLMYTSHAAIPHLVKAAADGPRQVADIVNISSLNGRMAFAMSAVYSATKFGVGGFSEALRQELGKQHVRVSVVEPGSVETELRTHNSEMVQQLIVAGLGDIERLQGEDIADAIGYIVTRPRHVAVNELLVRPTEQG; translated from the coding sequence ATGACTCGTCGTCTTGAAGGAACCGTCGCCCTGGTCACCGGAGCCTCCAGCGGCATCGGCCACGCCACAGCACTGGAGCTTGCCCGCCAGGGCGCCTCGGTGGCCCTGGTCGGACGGCGCGAGGACCGGCTCACCGCCCTCGCCGTGGGAATCTCCGAGGCGGGCGGAAAGGCCCTGGCCGTGCCCGCCGACATCACCACCGCCCAGGCCGCCGCTGAAGCCGTTGAGAGGACCGTCGAGGGGCTGGGCCGTCTGGACACCGTGGTCAACAATGCCGGGCTCATGCTGCTCGGCCCCACCCCGGGCGCGGACCTGAACGACTGGCAGCGCATGGTCGACATCAACCTCATGGGCCTGATGTACACCTCCCACGCGGCCATCCCGCACCTGGTCAAGGCCGCCGCCGACGGCCCGCGCCAGGTCGCCGACATCGTCAACATCAGCTCGCTGAACGGCCGCATGGCCTTCGCCATGTCCGCCGTGTACAGCGCCACCAAGTTCGGCGTCGGCGGCTTCAGCGAGGCGCTGCGCCAGGAACTGGGCAAGCAGCACGTCCGCGTCTCCGTCGTCGAGCCGGGCAGCGTCGAAACCGAGCTGCGCACCCACAACTCGGAGATGGTCCAGCAGTTGATCGTCGCGGGCCTTGGCGACATCGAGCGGCTGCAGGGCGAGGACATCGCCGACGCCATCGGCTACATCGTCACCCGCCCCCGGCACGTGGCCGTGAACGAGCTGCTCGTACGCCCCACCGAGCAGGGCTGA
- a CDS encoding winged helix DNA-binding domain-containing protein produces the protein MHRISDEQRRIRLSRRHLLAPSVRGDTPVAVADAIVALHATDASTVFLSACARLTDPGVQAVEQSLYEDVTLVRLLSMRRTLFAVSAELAPYVDASTARSIAIKERRTLISHLAEDGNGLDERWLAEAEEAVLAALAARGSATGSQLSTDVPALRTKITVFPGKKYETVQGVASRVIRVLAADGRIRRDRPRGSWTSSQFRWTASEPWPPLPAAEARAELARRWLLSYGPATEADLKWWTGWTLGDVRKALAATGAEEVGLDAGTGYVAPGDTVPEPPVESWAALLPALDPSAMAWADRGFHLSVDHRAALFDRSGNIGPTVWWNGEIIGGWTQRADGEIVWRLLTDPGREAAAAIEAEASRLSAWVGEARITPRFRTPLERELTA, from the coding sequence GTGCACCGGATCAGTGACGAGCAGCGCCGCATCCGGCTCAGCCGCCGCCATCTGCTGGCCCCGTCCGTACGGGGTGACACACCGGTGGCGGTCGCCGACGCGATCGTCGCACTGCACGCCACCGACGCCTCGACCGTCTTCCTCTCCGCCTGCGCCCGCCTCACCGACCCGGGCGTCCAAGCCGTGGAGCAGTCCCTGTACGAGGACGTGACGCTGGTCCGGCTGCTCTCCATGCGGCGCACGCTCTTTGCCGTCTCCGCCGAACTCGCCCCGTATGTCGATGCGTCCACCGCGCGTTCCATCGCCATCAAGGAGCGGAGGACACTCATCAGTCATCTGGCGGAGGACGGGAACGGGCTGGACGAACGGTGGCTCGCCGAAGCCGAGGAGGCGGTCCTGGCCGCTCTCGCCGCACGCGGCTCCGCGACCGGCAGCCAGCTCTCCACCGATGTTCCGGCCCTTCGGACGAAGATCACCGTCTTCCCCGGCAAGAAGTACGAGACGGTGCAGGGCGTGGCCAGCCGGGTGATCCGCGTACTCGCCGCCGACGGCCGCATCCGGCGGGACCGGCCGCGCGGCTCCTGGACCTCCAGCCAGTTCCGGTGGACGGCGAGCGAGCCATGGCCTCCGTTGCCGGCCGCCGAGGCACGGGCCGAACTGGCCAGGCGCTGGCTCCTCTCGTACGGTCCGGCCACCGAGGCCGACCTCAAATGGTGGACGGGGTGGACCCTCGGCGACGTACGCAAAGCGCTGGCTGCCACCGGCGCCGAGGAGGTCGGCCTCGATGCGGGCACGGGCTATGTGGCGCCCGGCGACACCGTGCCCGAACCGCCCGTGGAGTCCTGGGCCGCACTGCTCCCCGCGCTCGATCCGAGTGCCATGGCCTGGGCCGACCGCGGCTTTCATCTCAGCGTCGACCATCGCGCCGCGCTCTTCGACCGCTCGGGCAATATCGGCCCCACCGTGTGGTGGAACGGAGAGATCATCGGCGGCTGGACCCAGCGCGCGGACGGCGAGATCGTCTGGCGACTGCTGACCGACCCGGGCCGTGAGGCCGCCGCCGCGATCGAAGCGGAGGCCTCACGACTGTCGGCGTGGGTGGGAGAGGCACGGATCACGCCGCGCTTCCGTACGCCGCTGGAGCGGGAGTTGACTGCCTGA
- a CDS encoding DUF4097 family beta strand repeat-containing protein, with amino-acid sequence MQKFDTPAPVSAVLDIPAGRIRFIAADRADTTVEVLPADASKGRDVKAAEQITVEYGDGVLRIEASPAKNRILGASGSVEVTIQLPAGSRIEAKAASAEFRGVGRLGDVAFEGAQGSVKLDEAASARLGLLAGDVSVGRLGGPAEISTQKGDIHIAEAVRGTVVLRTESGEVSVGAARGVSASLDAGTAYGRIHNALRNTDGAAAGLNIHATTAYGDITARSL; translated from the coding sequence ATGCAGAAGTTCGACACCCCCGCCCCGGTCTCCGCCGTCCTCGACATCCCCGCGGGACGCATCCGGTTCATCGCCGCAGACCGGGCCGACACCACGGTCGAGGTCCTGCCCGCGGACGCCTCGAAGGGCCGCGACGTGAAGGCGGCGGAGCAGATCACGGTCGAATACGGCGACGGCGTCCTGCGGATCGAGGCCTCACCGGCGAAGAACCGGATCCTCGGCGCTTCCGGATCCGTCGAGGTGACCATCCAGCTGCCCGCAGGCTCCCGTATCGAGGCGAAGGCGGCCAGCGCCGAGTTCCGGGGCGTCGGACGGCTGGGCGACGTCGCCTTCGAGGGCGCGCAGGGCTCGGTCAAGCTCGACGAGGCCGCGAGCGCCCGCCTCGGCCTCCTCGCCGGCGACGTCTCGGTCGGCCGCCTGGGCGGCCCCGCGGAGATCAGCACCCAAAAGGGCGACATCCACATCGCCGAGGCCGTGCGCGGCACGGTCGTGCTGCGCACCGAGTCCGGCGAGGTGTCGGTCGGCGCCGCCCGCGGAGTCTCCGCCTCACTGGACGCCGGCACCGCCTACGGCCGGATCCACAACGCGCTCAGGAACACCGACGGCGCCGCCGCCGGCCTGAACATCCACGCGACCACCGCCTACGGCGACATCACCGCCCGCAGCCTCTGA
- a CDS encoding VOC family protein, translating to MDITIHTSFLPHDDPDASLAFYRDTLGFEVRSDVGQGKMRWITVGPGGQPGTSILLAPPAVDPGVTEDERRTIAEMMAKGTYGWIMLATRDLDGTFEKVQADDAEVVQEPTEQPYGVRDCAFRDPAGNLVRIQELR from the coding sequence ATGGATATCACCATTCACACGAGCTTCCTCCCGCATGACGACCCGGACGCGTCCCTGGCTTTCTACCGCGACACCCTCGGCTTCGAGGTCCGCAGCGACGTCGGACAGGGCAAGATGCGCTGGATCACGGTCGGCCCCGGCGGCCAGCCCGGCACGTCCATCCTTCTGGCGCCGCCGGCCGTCGACCCAGGGGTCACCGAGGACGAGCGCCGCACCATCGCCGAGATGATGGCCAAGGGCACCTACGGCTGGATCATGCTGGCCACCCGGGACCTCGACGGCACTTTCGAGAAGGTGCAGGCCGACGACGCCGAGGTCGTCCAGGAGCCGACCGAGCAGCCGTACGGCGTCCGCGACTGCGCCTTCCGCGATCCCGCGGGCAACCTGGTCCGCATCCAGGAGCTGCGCTGA
- a CDS encoding DUF4345 domain-containing protein — protein MADTSVAAATTVVRVCLLLAAAIAAADGLRQLTQGGPTGMAEADNAYRFVAGVYIGWAPLLAWAAATVRRQGVLVYFLAVPILLGGIGRLVSFAQDGMPSPAGGFLASAALEFILAIAIVWAHSTALRSRRAPAAA, from the coding sequence ATGGCCGACACCTCTGTCGCAGCAGCCACCACCGTCGTCCGTGTCTGCCTGCTGCTGGCGGCCGCCATCGCGGCCGCAGACGGTCTGCGGCAATTGACGCAGGGAGGTCCGACGGGCATGGCGGAGGCGGACAACGCGTACCGCTTCGTGGCAGGCGTCTACATCGGCTGGGCCCCCCTGCTCGCCTGGGCGGCCGCAACGGTCCGGCGGCAGGGGGTGCTCGTCTACTTCCTGGCCGTCCCGATCCTCCTCGGAGGCATCGGCCGGCTGGTCTCCTTCGCCCAGGACGGCATGCCCAGCCCGGCGGGAGGCTTCCTCGCCTCCGCCGCCTTGGAGTTCATCCTCGCGATCGCCATCGTCTGGGCGCACTCCACCGCCCTCAGATCGAGGCGAGCGCCGGCTGCTGCCTGA
- a CDS encoding glyoxalase, producing MASIESVTLDVADPTAANRFYTAAFGLDTQIRLRASEAPTTGFRGFTLALTVSQPATVNSLIDAALDAGATSLKPAAKSLWGYGGVVQAPDGTIWKVATSAKKDTGPATRRVDEIVLLLGVADVAASKRFYVDQGLAVEKSFGRMYVEFAAGSSPVKLALYRRRALAKDAGVSPDGTGSHRLVIGGDAGPFTDPDGFAWEAASLAPMP from the coding sequence ATGGCATCCATCGAATCCGTAACCCTCGACGTGGCCGACCCCACGGCCGCCAACCGCTTCTACACCGCCGCCTTCGGTTTGGACACGCAGATACGCCTGCGGGCCTCGGAGGCACCCACAACCGGCTTCCGTGGGTTCACGCTGGCGCTCACGGTGTCCCAGCCGGCCACCGTCAACAGCCTCATCGACGCCGCCCTCGACGCCGGCGCCACGTCGCTGAAGCCTGCCGCGAAGTCGCTGTGGGGCTACGGCGGTGTCGTACAGGCCCCGGACGGGACGATCTGGAAGGTCGCGACCTCGGCGAAGAAGGACACCGGCCCTGCCACCCGGCGGGTCGACGAGATCGTGCTCCTGCTGGGAGTCGCGGACGTGGCCGCGAGCAAGCGGTTCTACGTCGACCAAGGCCTTGCCGTGGAGAAGAGCTTCGGCCGCATGTACGTCGAGTTCGCTGCTGGGTCGAGTCCCGTCAAGCTGGCGCTGTACAGGCGCCGTGCCCTTGCCAAGGACGCCGGTGTCTCTCCCGACGGCACCGGATCGCACCGGCTCGTGATCGGCGGCGATGCCGGGCCTTTCACCGACCCGGACGGGTTTGCATGGGAGGCCGCATCGCTGGCACCCATGCCCTGA
- a CDS encoding ATP-binding cassette domain-containing protein produces the protein MTNLAIAANGLRKSYGDKVVLDGVDLAVPEGTIFSLLGPNGAGKTTAVKILSTLISADPGTGGIHIGGHDLAADPQAVRAAIGVTGQFSAVDGLITGEENMLLMGDLHHLSKREGRRTAAELLERFDLTDAAKKPASTYSGGMKRRLDLAMTLVGNPRIIFLDEPTTGLDPRSRHNMWQIIRELVSDGATVFLTTQYLEEADELADRIAVLNDGKIAAEGTAEELKRLIPGGHVRLRFDDPAAYQSAAVALREVTRDDEALSLQIPSDGSQRELRSILDWLDSAGIEADELTVHTPDLDDVFFALTGAAVPNQPKETVR, from the coding sequence ATGACCAACTTGGCCATCGCGGCGAACGGGCTGCGCAAGTCCTACGGCGACAAGGTCGTGCTCGACGGCGTCGACCTGGCCGTCCCCGAAGGAACGATCTTCTCCCTGCTCGGCCCGAACGGTGCCGGCAAGACCACCGCCGTGAAGATCCTCTCCACCCTCATCTCCGCCGATCCAGGCACCGGCGGCATCCACATCGGCGGCCACGACCTGGCCGCCGACCCTCAGGCGGTGCGCGCCGCGATCGGCGTCACCGGCCAGTTCTCCGCCGTCGACGGCCTGATCACCGGCGAGGAGAACATGCTCCTCATGGGCGACCTGCACCACCTGTCCAAGCGCGAGGGCCGCCGTACCGCCGCTGAGCTGCTGGAGCGCTTCGACCTCACCGACGCCGCGAAGAAGCCCGCCTCCACCTACTCAGGCGGCATGAAGCGCCGCCTCGACCTCGCCATGACCCTGGTCGGCAACCCGCGGATCATCTTCCTCGACGAGCCGACCACCGGCCTCGACCCGCGCAGCCGCCACAACATGTGGCAGATCATCCGCGAGCTCGTCTCCGACGGCGCCACCGTCTTCCTCACCACCCAGTACCTGGAGGAGGCCGACGAGCTCGCCGACCGTATCGCCGTGCTCAACGACGGGAAGATCGCCGCCGAGGGCACCGCCGAGGAGCTGAAGCGGCTCATCCCGGGCGGGCACGTGCGGCTGCGGTTCGACGACCCGGCCGCGTACCAGTCCGCCGCTGTCGCCCTGCGCGAGGTGACCCGGGACGACGAGGCGCTGTCGCTGCAGATCCCCAGCGACGGCAGCCAGCGCGAGCTGCGCTCCATCCTCGACTGGCTGGACTCGGCCGGCATCGAGGCGGACGAGCTGACGGTGCACACCCCCGACCTCGACGACGTTTTCTTCGCCCTGACCGGCGCCGCCGTCCCCAACCAGCCCAAGGAGACCGTCCGATGA
- a CDS encoding helix-turn-helix transcriptional regulator: MCHPSWGRARTAAQRLSDLARLRRVRDRIDREYAQPLNVEALARGVHMSAGHLSRQFRLAYGEAPYAYLMTRRIERATALLRRGDLSVTEVCFAVGCSSLGTFSTRFTELVGMSPSAYRRRATGAAAGMPPCVAKAVTRPIRNREAPVTEPQLA, from the coding sequence ATGTGTCACCCCTCGTGGGGGCGCGCACGCACCGCGGCGCAGCGCTTGAGCGACCTCGCGCGGCTGCGCCGTGTCCGCGACCGGATCGACCGGGAGTATGCGCAGCCGCTGAACGTCGAGGCGCTTGCCCGCGGCGTGCACATGTCGGCCGGGCACCTCAGCCGCCAGTTCCGGCTGGCCTACGGCGAGGCGCCGTACGCGTATCTGATGACGCGGCGTATCGAGCGCGCGACGGCGCTGCTGCGTCGTGGCGACCTCAGCGTCACCGAGGTCTGCTTCGCGGTCGGCTGCTCATCGCTGGGCACCTTCAGTACCCGCTTCACCGAGCTGGTGGGCATGTCGCCCAGCGCCTACCGGCGCCGCGCTACAGGCGCTGCGGCGGGGATGCCGCCGTGTGTGGCGAAAGCGGTGACCAGACCGATCAGGAATCGAGAAGCGCCGGTCACCGAGCCGCAACTAGCGTGA
- a CDS encoding helix-turn-helix domain-containing protein: protein MPGGRLTQQERQQIALGLADGLAYAEIARRLDRPTSTITREVMRNGGPTAYRADLAHRATERRTHRRRQTAPRGPEAPPQAHGRDAEAVREYEEMFTTLLMQSGLPKMTSRVLVSLYTTDAGSLTASELVQHLQVSPASISKAITLLESQGLIRRERDERRRERYVVDNDVWYQGMIASARSHAQLSEIARQGVSILGPDTPAAARLENIARFVDFVGESIIRAAEQAREVLYAKAETTSGGTATPSSDRG, encoded by the coding sequence ATGCCGGGAGGCAGACTCACCCAGCAGGAACGCCAGCAGATCGCGCTGGGACTGGCCGACGGTCTCGCCTACGCGGAGATCGCCAGACGCCTCGACCGCCCCACCTCGACGATCACGCGCGAGGTGATGCGCAACGGCGGCCCCACCGCCTACCGCGCCGACCTGGCCCACCGCGCCACCGAACGCCGCACCCACCGGCGCAGGCAGACCGCGCCCCGGGGGCCGGAGGCGCCCCCGCAGGCCCACGGACGCGACGCCGAGGCCGTGCGCGAGTACGAGGAGATGTTCACCACCCTCCTCATGCAATCGGGCCTGCCCAAGATGACGTCCCGGGTGCTGGTGTCCCTCTACACCACCGACGCGGGCAGCCTCACCGCGTCCGAACTCGTGCAGCACCTCCAGGTCAGCCCGGCGTCCATCTCCAAAGCGATCACGCTCCTCGAAAGCCAGGGCCTCATCCGCCGGGAACGGGACGAACGCCGCCGCGAGCGCTACGTCGTCGACAACGACGTCTGGTACCAGGGGATGATCGCCAGCGCCCGATCCCACGCCCAGCTCTCCGAGATCGCACGGCAGGGCGTCAGCATCCTCGGCCCCGACACCCCGGCCGCCGCCCGCCTCGAGAACATCGCCCGCTTCGTCGACTTCGTCGGCGAGAGCATCATCCGCGCCGCGGAGCAGGCCCGCGAAGTCCTCTACGCGAAAGCCGAAACGACCTCAGGCGGCACTGCCACGCCAAGTTCAGATCGCGGATAG
- a CDS encoding ABC transporter permease, with amino-acid sequence MSSLSLAVRDSSTMLRRNLLHARRYPSLTLNLLLTPIMLLLLFVYIFGDVMSAGIGGGGADRSEYIAYIVPGILLMTIGGTTVGTAVSVSNDMTEGIIARFRTMAIHRGSVLVGHVVGSVLQSIMSVVLVGAVAVAIGFRSTDATVLEWLAAFGLLVLFAMALTWVAVGMGLISPNAEAASNNAMPMILLPLFSSAFIPVDTMPGWFQPIAEYQPFTPAIETLRGLLLGSEIGHNGWLAIAWCLGLAVLGYFWSTSKFNRDSK; translated from the coding sequence ATGAGCTCCCTCTCCCTCGCTGTGCGCGACTCGTCCACGATGTTGCGCCGCAACCTCCTGCACGCGCGGCGCTACCCGTCCCTCACCCTGAACCTGCTGCTCACCCCGATCATGCTGCTGCTGCTCTTCGTCTACATCTTCGGCGACGTGATGAGCGCGGGCATCGGCGGCGGCGGCGCGGACCGCTCCGAGTACATCGCCTATATCGTCCCGGGCATCCTGCTGATGACCATCGGCGGCACCACGGTCGGGACCGCGGTGTCCGTCTCCAACGACATGACCGAGGGCATCATCGCCCGCTTCCGCACGATGGCGATCCACCGCGGTTCGGTGCTCGTCGGGCACGTCGTCGGCAGCGTGCTGCAGTCGATCATGAGCGTCGTCCTCGTGGGCGCCGTCGCCGTGGCCATCGGCTTCCGATCCACGGACGCCACGGTCCTGGAGTGGCTGGCGGCGTTCGGGCTGCTCGTGCTCTTCGCCATGGCGCTCACCTGGGTCGCGGTCGGTATGGGCCTGATCAGCCCGAACGCCGAGGCCGCCAGCAACAACGCGATGCCGATGATCCTGCTGCCGCTCTTCTCCAGCGCCTTCATCCCGGTCGACACGATGCCGGGCTGGTTCCAGCCGATCGCCGAGTACCAACCGTTCACGCCCGCCATCGAAACCCTGCGGGGCCTGTTGCTCGGCAGCGAGATCGGCCACAACGGATGGCTCGCCATCGCCTGGTGCCTGGGTCTCGCGGTGCTCGGCTACTTCTGGTCGACCTCGAAGTTCAACCGCGACTCGAAGTAA
- a CDS encoding serine hydrolase domain-containing protein gives MTSPFEELLPGTQRALLYRIAVAQSEGRAPSFVAAVAREGHLVWTGSRSSVDGHAPDAGTQYRIGSITKTFTAVLVLRLRDEGLLDLNDPLEKHLPGTGVGDVTVAQLLGHSAGLGAESPAPWWERTPGSLRPELSDVLGAQPRMHPVGRRHHYSNPGYTLLGSLIEAVRGASWEEVLQREILDPLAMDRTSAQPRAPHAGGWAVHPWADVILPEPSEDLGLMAPAGQLWSTAADLCRFAAFLAEGDDRVLSAASVREMRTPSVPPEVGEWDSAYGLGMQVQRRDGRTLVGHTGSLPGFVAGLWVSVDDGVAAVALANATSGPLTAVVAADLVRIVAEAEPRIPEAWRPLPEVDQSLLELTGPWYWGTYSFGLRLGADRGVELQPLRGTGRGSHFVAEADGTWTGLDGYYAGESLRVVRRDDGSVSHLDLGSFVFTRAPYEPGEAVPGGVDKEGWRGLRS, from the coding sequence ATGACTTCACCTTTTGAAGAGCTGCTCCCCGGTACGCAACGAGCCCTTCTGTATCGCATCGCCGTCGCTCAGTCCGAAGGGCGCGCCCCCTCGTTCGTCGCCGCTGTGGCGCGCGAGGGACACCTGGTCTGGACGGGTTCCCGTAGCTCGGTCGACGGACATGCCCCGGACGCCGGCACCCAGTACCGCATTGGCTCGATCACCAAGACCTTCACGGCCGTCCTGGTGCTGAGGCTGCGCGACGAGGGGCTGCTGGATCTGAACGACCCTCTGGAGAAGCATCTCCCCGGCACGGGTGTGGGGGATGTGACTGTCGCTCAGCTCCTCGGCCACAGCGCCGGCCTGGGCGCGGAATCCCCGGCGCCGTGGTGGGAGCGGACGCCGGGCTCGCTCCGCCCCGAACTCTCCGATGTCCTCGGTGCACAGCCGCGGATGCATCCTGTCGGCCGTCGCCACCACTACTCCAACCCCGGCTATACACTGCTTGGTTCGCTGATCGAGGCGGTACGCGGGGCTTCCTGGGAGGAGGTCCTGCAGCGCGAGATCCTGGATCCGCTCGCCATGGACCGTACAAGCGCACAGCCTCGGGCCCCGCATGCCGGCGGCTGGGCGGTGCACCCTTGGGCCGATGTGATACTCCCCGAGCCCTCCGAGGATCTCGGTCTGATGGCTCCGGCCGGACAGCTCTGGTCGACCGCCGCCGATCTCTGCAGGTTCGCCGCATTCCTTGCCGAGGGCGACGACCGAGTGCTGAGCGCTGCGTCCGTGCGGGAGATGCGGACGCCGTCCGTGCCGCCCGAGGTGGGCGAGTGGGACAGCGCCTACGGCCTGGGGATGCAGGTCCAGCGGAGGGACGGGCGCACTCTGGTCGGGCACACGGGCTCGCTGCCCGGATTTGTCGCGGGACTCTGGGTGAGCGTGGACGACGGGGTGGCGGCCGTCGCGCTCGCCAATGCCACCTCGGGGCCGCTTACCGCGGTGGTCGCCGCCGATCTCGTGCGGATCGTGGCCGAGGCCGAGCCGCGTATCCCTGAGGCCTGGCGGCCGCTGCCCGAGGTCGATCAGTCGCTCCTTGAGCTGACCGGGCCCTGGTACTGGGGTACATACTCCTTCGGTCTGCGCCTTGGCGCCGACCGTGGTGTGGAACTGCAGCCGCTCCGCGGCACCGGCCGTGGTTCGCACTTCGTTGCAGAGGCGGACGGGACCTGGACGGGCCTTGACGGTTACTACGCGGGGGAGTCATTGCGCGTGGTGCGGCGGGACGACGGGTCGGTGAGCCATCTCGACCTGGGGTCGTTCGTCTTCACACGTGCGCCGTACGAGCCGGGCGAGGCGGTGCCCGGCGGTGTGGACAAGGAGGGCTGGCGCGGACTCCGGAGCTGA
- a CDS encoding type 1 glutamine amidotransferase domain-containing protein — MRQKKILAVVTNQATYGASKHRTGLWLGELVHFYDKAVQAGHPVDVVSPAGGEVPLDPRSLGRLFADQTVRSYLADPAFMSGLKATHPVADADPDDYSTIFFTGGHGTMWDFPDSADLQRTAQAIYAGGGIVSSVCHGACALINLQDTDGNPLVRNRTVTGFATVEERLAGVKSRVPFLLEDELRAKGAKYVRSTVPMTPHAVRDGRLITGQNPVSTKAVSDLILAALTETE; from the coding sequence GTGAGACAGAAGAAGATTCTGGCAGTCGTGACCAATCAGGCCACCTACGGGGCGAGCAAGCACCGGACCGGCCTCTGGCTGGGTGAACTCGTCCACTTCTATGACAAGGCGGTACAGGCCGGCCACCCGGTGGATGTGGTGAGCCCGGCGGGCGGCGAGGTGCCCCTCGACCCGCGAAGCCTCGGTCGGCTGTTCGCCGACCAGACGGTTCGCAGCTATCTCGCCGACCCGGCTTTCATGTCCGGCCTGAAAGCCACTCATCCGGTTGCCGACGCAGATCCGGACGACTACTCCACGATCTTCTTCACAGGCGGTCACGGCACCATGTGGGATTTCCCCGACAGTGCCGACTTGCAGCGAACGGCCCAGGCCATCTACGCCGGCGGCGGCATCGTCTCCTCGGTCTGCCACGGCGCCTGCGCCCTCATCAACCTCCAGGACACCGACGGGAACCCGCTCGTACGAAACCGCACCGTCACCGGCTTCGCGACGGTCGAGGAAAGACTGGCCGGCGTGAAGAGCAGGGTGCCGTTCCTCCTGGAGGACGAACTGCGCGCCAAGGGGGCCAAGTATGTGCGCTCCACTGTTCCGATGACGCCGCATGCCGTGCGTGACGGCCGCCTGATCACGGGCCAGAACCCGGTGTCCACCAAGGCCGTCAGCGACCTGATTCTCGCCGCCTTGACCGAGACCGAATAG
- a CDS encoding TetR/AcrR family transcriptional regulator — MSSTGQKTTDAARQATTIDRELPPRERLVRAASRLFYYEGVRAIGVERLIAEAGVTKATFYRHFASKDDLVVAYLLTKDAYYKAVAEPLAAEYPPAEAIDLIFEAIAEHARERGFRGSPFLNAAAEYPDADHPVRGLVATHRNWIRTLFEDLLTRFGHADPESAAGALLMMYDGAMAAGYLDDSTAAQQTLLNAVRLIRSGS; from the coding sequence GTGAGCAGCACTGGGCAGAAGACAACCGACGCCGCGCGTCAGGCGACCACGATCGACCGGGAGCTGCCGCCTCGCGAACGCCTGGTCCGGGCCGCGTCGCGGCTCTTCTACTACGAGGGCGTACGCGCGATCGGCGTGGAGCGGCTGATCGCCGAGGCCGGGGTGACCAAGGCGACGTTCTACCGGCACTTCGCTTCCAAGGACGACCTGGTCGTGGCCTATCTGCTGACCAAGGACGCCTACTACAAGGCGGTGGCCGAACCGCTGGCCGCCGAGTACCCGCCCGCCGAAGCGATCGACCTCATCTTCGAGGCGATCGCCGAGCACGCCCGCGAGCGCGGCTTTCGCGGGTCGCCGTTCCTGAACGCGGCCGCCGAGTACCCCGACGCCGACCATCCCGTCCGCGGCCTGGTGGCGACCCACCGGAACTGGATCCGCACCCTCTTCGAAGACCTGCTCACCCGGTTCGGCCACGCCGATCCGGAGTCGGCGGCCGGAGCGCTGCTGATGATGTACGACGGCGCGATGGCCGCCGGCTACCTGGACGACTCGACGGCCGCGCAGCAGACCCTGCTGAACGCGGTCCGGCTCATCCGATCCGGGAGCTGA